DNA from Mucilaginibacter mallensis:
GGGCTTGAACGTGTAATAACTCCTTTAGCATCCATAAGCTATATTGATAATCATAATGAAGCCGTAGTATTTGAATCTGTCGCCATTTTTCTTTTGATGTATTGCACAAGATCGTAATCGGTAGCCTTAATTACATAGTCATATGAAGGTTTGTACTTTACTATAAAATCATCCAGTTTTTGCCCTTTATAACCCGTTACCTTGCTTACCATTGTTTTATTAAAACGCTGGTCTACAATACTGGTTCTATAATCCTGTGCAAAATCTCGCTGCAGGCGCCTTGCATCATGTCCTTGTTTGCTTAGCGCACTATATAGCTTATCTATATTTAGGCCAACACCCGGCATTGTACCAACCGATACACTAACCATCTTACTTTTATCACCCTTCCAGTATATGTCGCTATATTCTTTTTTATTTTGATCATACACTTTTAAGGGATTTGACAGCGTATCATTAACAACCACTTCCTTAAGCATTTTTGAGATTTGCTTTAATTGGATAATCAAATAATCCTGTTGATTATAAACCAGTGTATCGGTTTTATAATTAAGCATTACGGCTACAAGTGTATCACCTTTCTGCGCAGCAATAGAAAACATTCCCCTAGGATCACTCGCAATCTGGCGATGCCTTGTAATATCTTTTATAATCGCTCCGCTTAATCTTTCATTAGTGCCGGTAACCATTCCGGTAATATTTGGAGATTGTGCACCGGCAAGCCCTGCTTGCGTTATGAGGCAAAACAGTATTATAGCCGTAAGCATGTATTTGAAAATTGTGCCGTACATTATTTAGCAGAGAATGAATTGAGAACAAATACTTTGCAATAAAGTTGAGGATAATTACTTAGATATAATGTTTACGATCTTGATTTTCCTGCAATAAAAAAGCCCTTAACAATTGCTAAAGGCTTACGGTCAAATTTTATGCAAATTATTCACTCCAAGGCGAATGTAAAATGCAATCGCAAAAATTCTTACGGTGAAAGTTCGGGATCATGTAAGCGCAAACATCGGCCTTAATGTTTCCAAATGTTGTCTCTGTTTTATGCTCAAACCCACTAAAGAAAGTAGGGATGATCTTCTTCTTAAAATCATTACGCGGAAATGCACTTATAATTTCTTCCCTGTTTTGCTCGCTCAGGTTTTCATAGCCCTCTCCCATAACATCCAAACCAACACCCGAATACATCAATGCAACTTCATTTTCCTTATGCTCGGCAATGCCTATAGTGGTGTGTAAAGCAATCGTATCCCAAACCAGTTGTAACGATTCCTTAGGCAAGCCATGGCTCTTTAAAAAATCACGCGCGGCATCTGCACCATCAACTTCAAATCTTTTATCAGGGCTGCTATAATGCGGGGTTAAGCCCAGGTCATGAAATACGGAGCTTACATACAGCAATTCGGGATCATACTTTAAAGCATTTCTTTGACCATTCAACGATGAAAAAAGGAAAACTCTTAGCGAGTGGTTGTAAATGAATTCGGTGCCATGCTCAAGCAAAAGTTCGGTAGCTTGTGTGGCGATGGTGCTATCCGGTATAACTATCCCGGCAACTGATTTTAATTTATTAACAGCCATAATTTTGATTTTTTATTTCTTCAAAATTCGGATTATATGGCCTTTGGGAGAATGTTAAAAATGGCTAATCACATGCCAATTTGTGCAAAATTGCCGCGGTATTGATGAGGTGAAAGCTGTGTATTCTTTTTAAAAAAATGACTGAACTGATCGGGCGTAGAAAAATTAAGCTGATACGCTACCTCCTTAATTGTTTTGGCAGAGAACTGCAAAGATCGCTTGGCCTCGGCAATAAGCTGCCCGTTTATAATATCCTTTGCGCCTTTGCCGCTGCAGCGGTTGCACAGGTCGGTTAGTTTTCTTGTGGTGATACCCAGTTCCCTGGCAAAATCGGCAACCTCATGCGTGCTTTGGTATTTATTATTTACCAGGTACAGGAACTCGCGGTAAAGCTTATTTTCATAACTATCGCTACCTTTTGTTAACAGCGCGTTTAAATTGGCTATTTTTATCATGATGATCTTTAGGTAGGCTGCCAACACATCGGGCTTGTTTATATAATCATCTTTAACGTATTCAGCATGCAGATGGTTAAAGTTAACGGTCAGATCCGTAAGATCAGCATTACTAACAGCTACCTGCTGATCAGTAGTGGTGTTATTAAATAACACAGCTTTACAGTTATTCGCACTTGCAGGAGCTTTTTCCCAAAAACAATCACCAAAGCTTATTTCATAACCGCTGATAACGGCACCTTTGTTAAAGTTATAAACCTGGCCCTTGGATATTAAAAATAAGTCGTTGGCAGAAATTAGATAGGTAGTTCCGTCTATTTGCAACCCGCCCTCACCTGCCTTAATTAAAAACACGCGGTTATAGGTACTTCGGTAATGCGGCTCTGCTTCAAATGACCTTGCATCCCAATAATTTATCGAAAAGGAATCTTTTATATCCTTATCGGCAAGTATATGGGTATATGGCTTTTCTGTCCTTTTCATTTGATTATGCAATGCAAGTTCAGCTTTTTTCAATTAGCAATTACTACAGCACATCAAATTTGACTTAAACTTTAAAATCCACAGCACAAAAAAGGGTCCTTAGCTATGGCTAAAGGACCCTGATATAAATATAAGATCAGTTAAATATTTAATTCGTTAATTTAAAATCGGCACTGTTAACATCACGTGAGTTGGTGCCTACAAATACCTTGAAATCTCCCGGTTCGTAGGTGTATTTCATATCGATGTTATAGAATTTCAGGTCATCCGAAGTGATGGTAAAATTCACTACCTGGCTCTCCCCTGCTTTCAGGAATACCTTTTTAAAGTTCTTCAATTCCTCAACCGGGCGTGTTACCGAACCATACATTTGGCGGGTATAAAGCTGTACTATCTCTGTACCATCATATTTACCCGTATTACTAACAGTTACACTTACTTGTAAAGGCTGACCAGGTTTAATACTGGTTGTATTTAGTTTGATAGGGCTATAAGTAAATGTAGTATAGCTTAGCCCAAAGCCAAACGGATATAATGGATCATTTGATACATCCAGGTAACGTGATTTGTAGCGATCAACAAAATCACCTGCATAAGGGCGGCCTGTATTTTTATGGCTATAGTACAAAGGTATCTGCCCTACATTTTGCGGGAAAGTAGCTGTAATTTTTGCTGACGGGTTATACGCGCCAAACAACACATCGGCTATAGCACTGCCTGCCTCAGTACCGCCAAACCAGGCTTCGAGCATAGCATCGGCGTTGTCATTCTCCCAGTTTAGTGTAAGCGGGCGGCCGTTCATTAATACAATTACCAATGGCTTGCCGGTTGCTTTCAGGGCCTTCAGCAGGTCCTCCTGGTTAGGGAAAATACCAATATCCGAGCGGCTTGCAGCTTCGCCCGACATGGTAGCCGCTTCACCAACTACAGCCACTATCACATCTGATTTTTTAGCTGCCGCTACCGCCTCGTCTATCATTTCCTGCGGCGAACGTTTATCAA
Protein-coding regions in this window:
- a CDS encoding AraC family transcriptional regulator, which produces MKRTEKPYTHILADKDIKDSFSINYWDARSFEAEPHYRSTYNRVFLIKAGEGGLQIDGTTYLISANDLFLISKGQVYNFNKGAVISGYEISFGDCFWEKAPASANNCKAVLFNNTTTDQQVAVSNADLTDLTVNFNHLHAEYVKDDYINKPDVLAAYLKIIMIKIANLNALLTKGSDSYENKLYREFLYLVNNKYQSTHEVADFARELGITTRKLTDLCNRCSGKGAKDIINGQLIAEAKRSLQFSAKTIKEVAYQLNFSTPDQFSHFFKKNTQLSPHQYRGNFAQIGM
- a CDS encoding HD domain-containing protein; translated protein: MAVNKLKSVAGIVIPDSTIATQATELLLEHGTEFIYNHSLRVFLFSSLNGQRNALKYDPELLYVSSVFHDLGLTPHYSSPDKRFEVDGADAARDFLKSHGLPKESLQLVWDTIALHTTIGIAEHKENEVALMYSGVGLDVMGEGYENLSEQNREEIISAFPRNDFKKKIIPTFFSGFEHKTETTFGNIKADVCAYMIPNFHRKNFCDCILHSPWSE